The Castor canadensis chromosome 8, mCasCan1.hap1v2, whole genome shotgun sequence genome contains a region encoding:
- the LOC141425463 gene encoding olfactory receptor 2B6-like — MTLINESHPEEFILLGFADCPWLELPLFIILLISYPIAIMGNITIILVSKLDPRLHSPMYFFLTNLSFLDMCYTTSIVPQILCNLSSSTKTMSYTACAIQLYFYTIMGAAESLLLAIMSFDRYVAICRPLHYTCIMHQRICILLASIVWLGGMAYAFSEATLTLQLPLCGINKLDHLVCEMPVLIKTACGEKKANELALSVVCIFIIAVPLCLILASYASIGHAILKIESSEGRKKAFGTCSSHLIVVLLFYGPAISMYLQPPSSISRDQPKFMALFYGVVTPTLNPFIYTLRNKDVKRALSNLVRSIFSSK; from the coding sequence ATGACACTAATTAATGAAAGCCACCCTGAAGAGTTCATTCTACTAGGCTTTGCTGACTGTCCTTGGCTGGAGCTTCCTCTATTCATCATTCTTCTGATCAGCTACCCCATAGCCATCATGGGAAACATCACCATCATCCTGGTGTCCAAGTTAGACCCCCGGCTCCACAgccccatgtatttcttcctcaccAACCTCTCCTTTTTGGACATGTGTTACACCACAAGCATCGTCCCTCAGATACTATGTAACTTGAGCAGCTCCACAAAGACAATGAGTTATACTGCATGTGCAATTCAGCTTTATTTCTATACCATTATGGGGGCTGCAGAAAGTCTGCTCTTAGCCATTATGTCTtttgaccgctatgtggccatctgcagaCCTCTGCACTACACCTGCATCATGCATCAGCGCATCTGTATCCTGTTAGCATCCATTGTGTGGCTGGGTGGAATGGCCTATGCTTTCTCAGAAGCCACTCTTACACTTCAGTTGCCATTGTGTGGTATCAATAAATTGGATCACTTGGTATGTGAGATGCCAGTTCTGATAAAGACTGCCTGTGGTGAAAAGAAGGCGAATGAGCTTGCACTTTCTGTGGTATGCATTTTTATAATAGCTGTTCCTCTGTGCTTAATTCTTGCCTCCTATGCTAGTATTGGACATGCTATATTGAAGATAGAATCctctgaaggaaggaaaaaggcctTTGGGACATGTTCCTCTCATCTCATTGTAGTTCTTTTATTTTACGGCCCAGCCATTAGCATGTATCTTCAGcccccttcctccatctccagGGACCAGCCCAAGTTCATGGCTCTCTTCTATGGAGTGGTGACTCCTACACTCAACCCCTTCATCTACACCTTGAGGAATAAGGACGTGAAGAGGGCATTAAGCAACCTGGTGAGGAGCATTTTCAGTTCAAAGTGA